CTAAACGAAGTTCTTGTCTACGTGCCTCCAGTTCCTGTTGTTTGGCACTTTGAGAAAACACAAAAACACTACAAAACAAAAAGCTTAGTAGTAATACTATTTTATATGGTTGATTACTTTTTAACATTTAAAGTTTTATTTCTTTAAAACCTGAAGGTATTTTGTATGGAAAATTTAAATCTTCATTTAAAGTAATGCCTTTAAATTCTAAGTCTATAACCGTTTTATTGTCCGCTTCAGTAGCAATAACTTTTATATTTTCTGGCAGTGTTTGCTTTTCTACTTCTTGGTACGTTAAATAATCTATTTGCAAATGTCTTAACTCTTTTGGTTGTGATACTTGCTGCGATTTTATTTTAAAATGAACAGGATCTAACAAAAATAAAATTTCAAATAGTTCACGTTGTTGCTTTGGTTGAAGCATGTATGCATCATTTGTAACCGAAACATCATAAGTGTTTGCATTCAAATTGAAAATAGGGTCTCCTAATAATAAATTTTGAACCTTTTGAAAATCTAATTCAGTACCCAATAAATCACTTAAATATTTGTAATCACCTTCAAAATAGGTGTTATCTAATTTATTATAGAAACTTACTTTTTCGGGTGTAATTAGTGCTTTTACTACTGAAAACATGGCGCTTATCCAAAGCACTTCATCTTTCTTTGCTCTAAGATTTACTGTATAAGACTGCTCTTTACCATCTTGAGCATAGGTTATTTTAAGCCTCGATTGTAACGTTTTAAAGTCTGGTGTTTTTTTAGCGTTTTCTCTTAAAAGCTGTTTAGTGTTTAAATTTAAATTTGCTTCACCGCCACCAATGGTTTTAGAAGCTTTACAATGACATATCAAAAAAAATAAAAATAATAAAACGATGTACTTAAGTAAATTCATTAATTTGAGGTTTCTAATTGTTTT
The genomic region above belongs to Mariniflexile litorale and contains:
- a CDS encoding DUF4292 domain-containing protein — its product is MNLLKYIVLLFLFFLICHCKASKTIGGGEANLNLNTKQLLRENAKKTPDFKTLQSRLKITYAQDGKEQSYTVNLRAKKDEVLWISAMFSVVKALITPEKVSFYNKLDNTYFEGDYKYLSDLLGTELDFQKVQNLLLGDPIFNLNANTYDVSVTNDAYMLQPKQQRELFEILFLLDPVHFKIKSQQVSQPKELRHLQIDYLTYQEVEKQTLPENIKVIATEADNKTVIDLEFKGITLNEDLNFPYKIPSGFKEIKL